The following nucleotide sequence is from bacterium.
CGGCAAACGTTTTTCCTCATTGTAAGCAGGAATAACTACAGAAAGATAGATTGGCATAGTATTCTAAATTTAACAAAAATCAATGAACCTGCCAACTCTTTACCAACCCTTGACGCTCCGCCTCAGCTTGTTGGGGAGTAATCCTAATTTCCCCCAGAGGGCGGGGAGGATGCTTTTTTAAATCTTCAGTAGAGATATTAAAAACTAAAATTGAACCGCCAATAATTTTTTCCGGCTCAAAAGCCTCCAACCAATTATAGCCCCACTTCCCCTCTTTTATTCCGTACATTTTCGAGAACTGAAAATAAGTAGCAGAAATAGCAAACCAGCCAGTAGCTGGACCCTGATCTGAATGCCAAGAGATTATTTTTTCTTCAGGAATATAATAAGAAGGAACAGTGCCGCCAAAATAATCAATTTTTATCTTTTTTATGTTGCGTTCCTGGATAAACTTAGCCAAACGCTTACAATCCTGCCCCCAGTCAAGATTAGAATCAACCAAAAAATCATGCTTTTCCTTGCCAAAAGTGATTTCATTAAAGTAAGCCAAATAATAAGGAAAAGAAAGCCAGCTGCTTAAAACATACCAAACAAAAAGAAAACCAACTAAAACCCTACTCAAAACAAGCGCCTCCTGCGAGAAAAATCTCTTATCTCCATTAATAATTGGGTAAATTGTATCAGCAATAAAAAGATAAACAAAAGGAAAAGTGGGAAGCAAATGGCGTATACCGATATTAAGAGAGCCTTTAAGAGTAACAGCCCAATAAGCCAAAAGGGGAATGAAAATATAAGTCAAGCGCCAATAATTCTCTTTTCTTAGTTTATAACGAAGAAGAAAGTAAAAGCCAAAAAGAAAAAGAATAGTCACAGGTAAAGGAATTTTTAAAAGCCAAGCTACTGGAAAATACCACTTAACCCCGTGATTGGAAAAATAACCTAAAATAAAGGTGTCATTTCCTCCGGCAGTACGACCAAAAACACAAAAAAGCCCCAATAAATAATGACCCACTGGACGAGTCAATTTAGAGTTTTCAAAAACATGAAGGAAATTTCTGATAGGCAAAGTGCGGGCATCATCAGGTTTGAGATTTTGCTCTATAACTTGGTGCTCTATTGCTGGAGGCATATTCCAAGTAAAAGGAAGATAAATCAACCAAACAACAACAAAACCTATTAGCAACATTACTAAATAACGACCAAATAAAAATAAAAAATTAGGCCAAGCCCGATGCTTCTTTCTTTCTAAACACACCTTAACCAAAAAAATGAGAAAAAGAATGGGAATAAGGAGAAAACAGGAAAACTTAAGTGTTTGGGCAACACCAAAAAGAACGCCAGCCAAAACTAAATTTTGCCAATTTTTCTTTTCTAGAAAATTAACCCAACCCCAAACAGCAATAGTGAAACCTAAAGTTGCGGCAATATCAGTGGTAACCAAATGACCGTGAGCCAATACCGTAGGCGCAAAGCTGTATAAAAAAAGAATTAAAAGCGCCACCTTTCTTCCATATAAAGATTTAACCCAGAAAAAAAGCACTAAACCCAAAACCACAGTCAATAACGCTATAGGTAAACGAGACCAAAAAAGCATCTGGTCAGCATCATTTCCCTGTTCGTAAAGAAAGTTCCAACCTGCTTCCCACTGATTAGCAGCTCCCCAACTCCAATCACCAAACGGGCCTTTAAGATTTTGAAAAAGTAAAGGTATACCAGATAAAACTTTAGCCAATGGAGGATGTTCAGGATTGAGACGATAATCTAATTTTTTCACATAAGAATAACCGGCAGGTATATGCGCCACCTCATCAGTTGTGCCCGAATCCCAACGTGCTTGAAGTAAAAGAAAAACAAACATTGCACCTAGCAAAACAAAAACCAAGAAAAAAGTAATTGCTTTTTTGAAATTTGCCCCTTGCATTTTTTACTTTTTATTTTTATAAGTCCACCACTTATTAGCGGAAAAGTTCCAAACAATAACCACAAAAGAAGCTAAAGCTAAAGAAAACAAACGCATCCAAAAACTATCTTCAGAAAAAAGATAAAGACGACAAGCTTTAAAAACGCCCATATTAAGCAAAAAACCAACACAACTTACCAACATAAATTTTATGTAATAAGCTGAGCCTTTGGCTGCTTTGCTCTTTGATTCTTCCATACCTTTAGTAAACTCCTCTCTAAAAGTCCATAAAGAATTCCAAACAAAACTATTAGTCGCTGAAATCCAAAAAGATAAACCCTTGGCTGCTACTTCAAAAACAGCAAAAAAAGGAATCAAACGCAAAAGAAAAAAACTAACCCAATCCACTAATGTGTTTAAGACTCCGATAACAGCAAATTTAAGAAATTGAGAAAAAGTTTTTTTGTCCATAATCAGTTTTTAGCTAATTCCTTTGGAGTTACCCAAAAGCCTAGGTATTTCCCCAACATTAACCGCGTTTGGGCACTAATAGCTGGGAAAGAGCCAAAAAAGATAGCGGTAATCGGGACAAATACCCAGCTAACAAAAACTCCCAACGTTTTTATTTTACCATAATTTTTAGGACGAGGAGGTAAGAGAAGTACAGAGACAAAACCTGAAATTATAAGACCTATCCATGTTAAGGCAAGCAGCCTTTGAGCCAAAAAAGGAAGGTAATAAGAAAGAACTGAAGTTTGAAAATAAGGATTAAGCAGAAACGGCCACCAACCACCCAAAGCAATTAACAAAGAAGTTGAAGCCCAAGAAACATGGCTTTCCAGAAGCCGAAAAACCAAACTCCACTTAGACCAAAAATTAATCTCTTTGTGCTTTAAACACTTTTTCACTAAATAAGGAAAATGCTCTACTCCCCAAGCCCAACGACGCTTTTGCAAATACTGATTCTTTAATGTCTGCCAAATAGAAGGGGCATAAATAGCATCCATATAAACAGGTATAAATATAGGAATACAACTGTGCCTCCCCTGATAACGGAAAAAAACGCGGTAATAAGTGCGTGAGTCTTCAGAAACAATTTTTGTGTCCCAAAAATCAATATCTACCAAAGTTTTAAAACTTAATGATTGCGAAGAGAAATTGATCAGACGATAAGGACGTGTTGATTCAATCAACTGCCAAAAAGAGGAACCAAAAGCCACCAGTCTCACCAATGGCGGCACCTGCCAAATATTATTGCTATATAAAGGTATGGGTTGGAAGCTATGATAGATTCTATCAGCATGAAGCAGGTATTTATAAGTCAGGGCAGAAAAAAATGAATGAGCTGGACGGGTATCAGCATCAAAAATAGAAACAACAACTTTTTCATACTCTATCCCCTGTCTATCAATAAACTCTTTTAGTCTTTTGCCTGCCCAAGTAGCATTAGCTCCTTTGGCTTTTAGTTCTCCGACAATATTATCAGGGTGAACAGTTATTAAAAATTTATAAAAAACATCCTTAAACTCAGCTTTAAGACGCCGGGCAATTTGTTGCCCCTCTTTTCCAGACCGAGCCTCAGTAGCTAAAACTAAAATAATTCTCTTATTAGGAAAATCAGAATCAGCGACCGCAGAAATTGATTTGTAAAGCACTTCAAAAGGTTCTTTATAAGTTGTATAAATTACAGCGTGAAAAACTTCTGAAGGAGAAATAACCCTTTGGGGATGCCTGAGTAAATCCTTAAGGACTAAAATCTCCTCACTAATCCGCCGCCTTTCCAAAAGTGAAGAGTTTTTAGCTTTTTGTTTTAACCGCAAAAGTAGTTGCTGAGGGTTTTTAAGATAACGCAATCTTTCAGACCAGTTAATACTTTCTTCATACTTTAGGTGCCAGTAAGCGGATAATAAATAAACACCCATTACAAGAGCACGGTTAAGCCAATAAAAATCAAAAAGAATAATAAAAATTGCCACACCCTCAGGACAAAACAAAGAAAGAACAATAGGAAAAAATAAAACTAAGTAGCTCAAGCTGGCAGGTAAAATCTCCAAAAAACGTTCAAAACCTTTCTTTTTCATTAGGCTACAATTACATAATAGCTCAAAATAACTATCTCTAAGAGAGAGATAATAAAGTTAAAAAACAAAAGAAAAAATCTTAAAAAATAGTTTCTGCCAAAAATAAAAAAAGCCAAACTCAAATTCAAAATCAAAAACAAAAATAAAGCTACAGGGAAAAACCAAACATCGCTAATACCTAAATTGTTAAACACCGCTAGCCCTTCATTGGCTACAGCCCTATACCAAAGCAAAAAAACTACAAATTGAAGCGCTAACTGGAGAACTATCTGAAGTTTTTCAGTAAAAGTAATCTTCATCTTCCCTTATGATAAGAAAAAGCAGTTTTAAAGTCAAAAAGAAGCAAAAGAGCTTCGATAAAAAGAGTCAACAGCGATTGCCCCTTCACTGGCGCTAATTAAAAGCTGTTGGAAATAGTTAGAGCCAGTAGTAATATCACCAGCAGCATATATCTTAGGATGAGAAGTTTGTTGGTTGTCTTTCACCTTAATATAACCCCTTTGATCTAAATCTAAACCTAATTTTTTAGCCAGCCTATTATTAGGTATTGAGCCAATCTCCACAAAAACACCATCAACCTTAAGTTCTTTTGACCCAGAATATGGGTGAACTAAAGAAACTTTCTCTAACCTTTCTCCACCTTTGAAAGCTTTAACAGCGTTTGCCAATACTATATCTACATTTCTTTTTTGCTTAATTCTTTTTTGCCAGATAGGAGTAGCTCGCAGTTTGTCAGCTGCCTCAAGCAAATAGATTTTTTTGGCAATATCGCTCAACATCAAGGCCGCAGTAACTCCAGCATTGCCTCCACCAACCACTAAAACTTTTTTGTCCTTATAAAAATAACCATCACAGGCAGCGCAAAAATGAACACCTTTGCCTAAAAATTCTTTCTCTCCTTCAACATTGAGCTTTCTCCGCTTGGTCCCCAAAGCTAAAATCAAAAACTCTGCTTTTATTTTCTTTTGAGAGCTAAGAATAAGTTTAAATTCATTTTTTTCTTCCTTTATCTCTTTTACCTTTTCCTGATAAAAATCAGGATGATAAGAAAGAACCTGCTTTTTAACTCTCTGCATCAATTCAGCCCCAGAAATCTGTTCAAAGCCAGGATAGTTTTCAACCAAAATAGCATCTAAACCTTTACCACCCGGCACTGCACCAATAAGAGCATAACTAAGACCATAACGAGAAGCATAAAGAGAGGCGGTCAACCCCGCCATACCAGCACCAATAATAGCTAAAGGATATTTTTTCATTATGCTCATTAATGGCAAAATTTATCAGCAACTATCGAAGCCCCAAAAGATTCCGGTTTTATCTTGGCTTTGAAACCATTTTGGGTTACATAACCTACCAGCTCTTTTATCATATCTTTAGTTTCACCGTGAGTGCCAACATCAACATGGATCTCTAAATTTTTTAAAATTGAAGAGTCAAAAAGATGTTTTTGTCCTAGAGCATTAATCACTTTTTGGGCTAAAAGAAGAGAAAAATTAACCTCTTGCCAAATGCGATGACGTAAAGTATGGATATTTCTTAAATAATGCTTTTGCCAATAAAATTTACCACCTTTGCCTATACGATGAACAGCCAAAATACTAACAAAAACAACTCTACCGTTTTTTTGGTTCTTAGAGTCAGTACCCACAATTAAGCGAAAACTATCTTTTTTATGTTCAGACAAAAAAGAAAATATCTCGCCTAAAACCTTGGGGAAAGTCAATTCACCAAGAGTAGGGCTCTGAAAGTTATTCTTCATAAGAGTTAGTTATTTAAATAAATCGCAAGACAAAAGACTGCTCAATCTGATCTTGAAGCCAATCATCAAACTCTCTGTCTTCGGTGCCGCGAAAATCCAAAACCTTAACCACCTGCCATCCTCTATTAGTATGGAACACTAAAACAGAGTTTTCTTTAGCAGACCAAACTTTTTTCTTAAAATCCTCGAGCTGTTTTTTATCTGCAGTCTTATCCTTGGCAATAACTCTGACTAGTTCATCCGGAGCAAAATAACCCAAATCTCCTCCTTTGGTTTTTGTCTCCTTATCAGTAGAGTTCTTTTTAGCTAGTTCTGAAAAATCAGCACCTTTTTTAGCCTGAGAAGCAATCTCTTTGGCTTTATTTTCTTCTGAAAGCAGTATATGAGCTAAATGAACTTTTTTTCGCAAGTTATCCTCGTAGTAATTAATAAGCTTTTCCTGTTTTAGGGAAAACCGCACTAAATTTTTTATTTCAGTCGGCGTAAAACCATAAAACTGCCACAGAATTTCTTCAAAACTTTTTTGTCCTCCATTTTCTTCGTAAAGTTGATTCAATGCTTTATCCAATTCTTCTTGCCCAACCCGAAGATTATAAACTACTGCCAATTTCTCAACCACCTTTTCCCTAATCAAAAGATCCAGAGTTCTCTGTTCCAAATCTTTATCATCAGGAAGCTGACTGCCTGTTTGACGGAAAAATTGAACAATATGTGTTTTTTGCTGAAAAAGCTTTGAAAAGGTAATTGGTTCTACATTGACCCAAGCTGCAGGATAAGGAATAACAGCTGTTGTTTTTTTAACCCAGATAGAGCGCCAATTTAAAGCATATAAACCTATGCCAACAACAACCAGATAAATTAAAAAGAGACTCCATAAAGTAGTCAGGGCTATTAAAATTGTAAAAAAACCTTTTTTAGAAAGCTGTATCTTGACTTTGGGTTCTGCTAATAAAGACGAACTGCTTTCCTTCTTTGGCAAAGCGGATTTTTCTTCCATTATTTATAAATTAGTTTAGAAACCAGTTAATGTAAAGGGTCTAAAAAACAGAAAAACTATTCCCCCCAACAATAAAATTAAAGTTGTTAAGCGAATAATATCTTTTTGGCGAATAAATTGATAGCGGAAAAAGATATTGAGGTTCTCCAGAAAAAAGTAAAGTAGCAAAACAAACAAAAGACTACCGCCTATAGGAGACATTTTATAAAAACCCCAAAGTAGTAAAAATTCAGCCAAAACTAAGTCAAAAACAAAGCCATAAAAAATTATCTCCTGATAATGACGATTGCGGGCCCACAAACTAAAAATAACTAAATAAAAGCTAAAAACCAAAAGCGAAATAGAAAAAGCAAAATAACGCCAATTTTCAGAAAAATTAAGAAGATAAAAGAAAAAGTAGTAAAGGACTAAGAAAGAGAGAAAAGCAACCCAATAAATAACCATATCAAGCCAGTAATAAGTAACCGCCTCTCTTACATGGAAAGGCAAAGGAATTTTAAGCCGAGAAGCAAAAAAATAAAATCCAATCGCAGAAAATAAAATAACACCCACAGACCAAAAAGAAAGCGGAAAAATCATTGCATAGCCACTAGTAAGCACAACTAAGCTAAAAGGTAAGGAATATTTAGCTATTCTCCTCCGATAATTTTCTTTCTTTTCCAACCAAAAAAAGGAGGCAATAACAAATAAAACCAATACTACTACAAAAATAATTTTTAACAGCTCTGTCTGTGAATAAAGAGCTATTAACCCCAAAACAAAAAACAAAAAACTAACTACTGCTGCTTTGTGCCATCGTTTAAGAATAAAGTTAAATCTGAGCATTGAAGAAAGCGGAGTCGTCAAAATCTTGTCCTAAAGTTATCACAAAATCCGCTTCTTTGTCCATACCAGCAGAACAAGCAATAATCTTTGCCTGAAGAAATCTCTTTTTTAACAATTCTAAAGAGTAAGGTTTTTCCCCTGAAGAACAATCAAGAATCTTAGTTGTAGCCGTTAAACTTTTAGCTGTCCGATAAGACAAAACCTTATAACCTCTGGCTTTTAAGAAATTAGCTACTTTAAAAGCTAAACCATTAACTCCGGCTCCATTTTCAATAACAATCTCTGCCTGCTCTTTTTCCAAAAACGGTTCAATAAAAATAGAGTGGGCTAAGGCTCTAATCCCCTCCCAACTTGGATCTCTGGGCTTTAAAACATAAGCACCATTAACCCTGTCAGCATAAAGCAAACCTTGAGGTGAAGAATCTAAAACCTTGGTAGCAATTTCATCTTCACCAAGATCTTTTATTAATTCAAAAGTTTTCACTATTTCCTCAGCTGTAAGATCAGTATGAACATTACTGGCAAGACTATTAAGCAATTGCGCTACTTTAGCGGGGTTACTCCACAAACCCAAGGAAGTCATTTTGTCTTTTAAAGCTAAAATAATCTTTTGCTGGCGGCGAGCCCGGTCAAAATCCGAAGTTGTATAACGAGAACGAGCATACTGCAAAGCCTCCTCGCCATTAAAATGATGCCAGCCTTTTTTAACTTGGTAAACCATATTTCCCCCTTTCCCATCAGGAAAATAAGGATCATAAATATCTTTTTCCACATACACATCCACACCACCAACTAAATCAATTGCCTGACGAAAACCTTCAAAATTTATATTCAAATAGTAATGAATAGGCAGATCCAGAATAAAGTTAACTGTTTTTTTGACCAGCTCTTCTCCACTCAATCCATCCTTCTCATTGCTTTTGCCAAGAGAATAAGCGGCATTAATCTTACTATATCCTCCTGTAGGCAAAGGCACATACAGATCTCTGGGGATTGAGAGCAAAGCACATTTTTTGTTGTAAGGATCAATGCTGGCGACAATAACTGTATCAGTGAGGTAGGTGCCCGGGTGATTGCCGCCAGCATAACCTAAAATCAAAAAATTAATCCGCCCGTCACCTTCACCCCGTAAGTGAGCAGGCTCAACTTGTTGTAAAAAACGGAAAAACGGCGCCTGCCATCCTTGGTTTTTGTGAAAAATGTCCTTAAAAGAATAAACAATCATCCCTGCACAAACTGCTATTACCACACCTATAAAAACCAAAGAAAAACGAAATATCTTTTGGCGGCGGGCTAATTTACGCCTAATTTTTGTGTCTTGTTTTTTCATTTCTTTTTCTTTGAGAAAAACCTCTTTTTTCTGACTTGAAGGCATAGATTTTATTATAGCAAAGATGAAAAACAAAAAAAGAACTAACCGATTTTAGGAGGAGAAGGATATTTGGGAAGAATAAAATTTTCCACTCTTTTCCACTTTTCTCTTTCTGCTAACTCAACAAAATCTTCTACTCCTTTAGCAATAATCTGATTTAGTTTTAGAGCAGGAAAAACAATTTTAAGAGCATTGGCTACTACAGAAGAAAGCCGCAAACCAGAAAAACTCCCTGCTCCCTGATGAACCACTACTCCTGACAACTGAAGAATATCCTTGTTGGAAATAAACTCTTTCCAGACTTCAAAAAACCTTTCTGATTGAGAAGCCTTAAATTTTTTGCGCTTAAGCCAGCGCTTTTCCCAAATACCTAAAAAATTATTATCTGGATCAGAAGTAGAAATTATTAAGTATTTTTCAGCCATTTTCCAAGATTAGAAGACAAAGAAAGCAAACGCTTGCTTTTGGTTGCAGTTTTAAACTTGATTTTAAAATACTTTTTTCCTTTTAAAAAAGGCTCTATCTTTTCCCCCCACTCAATAAAACTTACATATTCCGGATGAAACAAATAATCAGGCCACTCAAAACAGGAAACTTCCCCTACAGAAAAACGATAAAAATCAAAGTGAGCGATCTTAAAATCCTTCTGGGTAGAATGCACTTCCAAGACCACAAAAGAAGGACTTTTAACTGCTTTGGCTCCTAAAAACTTCCCTATTTGTTGTACAAAAAAAGTCTTTCCTGAACCTAATTCGCCTTCAAGCAAAAAAACCTCTCCCCCTTTTAGTTGGGAAGCAATCCTGCCAGCCAAAGCAGAAATCTCTTTTTTGCCGCAAAGAGTTTTCATTGTTCTTAAATCTAGGGGAAAAAGAGCATCTTCGCAAGCCCTAAAAAAGAAAGCAAAACAAAGTAGTAAGGAAAAAGCCAAAAATACGAAAACAAATCAGAATTTGATGTTTTTTGCCGAAAATCTTCACATTTTAAACTGACCCCCGACACCTTTGTTTCTAATTTTTCTGGCCTTAAAAAAACATCTTTTGAGCTCTTAGAACCTTCCATCTCTTTATTAGAATTCCCTTCAGACAAAATCGAGACTTGATCTTCAGATTTAGCCATATATTTTATCCACTGCGGCAGATATATAAAAAGCTGTCTATACTTTGAACCTGAACCAACCAGAGCTTTTATTGATCCTTGGCTCTTTTTCAATTTAAAAGGAGCCCTTACTTTTAAGTCTGTGTCTTTTATAAAATACCCTCCTCTTTTAGATTCGATTTCAGCCTTAATAGATACTAACTGCCCTAAAACCAAAGACCCAAGATTAGCTTTTTTAAAATAAAAATCAGGACAATCTATAGCTGGCTGAAAATAAAGAAGTTTAAGATAAGGTTCCTGACCCTGCTTTATCTTTCCTCGCCATAAAAAGCAGGAATTAAAAGCAAAACTCTGTTTCGAAGGAATTTTAACCTTAAGAGCCCAATTATCTTGGGCAATATAAAGGTAAGAAGAGGCAAAAACATTATTAGGGATTACCACCTTAGCCTTAAGCTCAACCCAATCATCCAGCTGACGAGCCTCTCTTACAGAGGAAGGCAAGAATTGAGGCTTAAAAACATTTTCTGCACCTGGAGTTATTTCACGCGACCACTCCCATTTTGAGCCAAAACGAGAATAAGAAAAAGTACTCAAAGCTTGCTCATAAGAAACAGAATCACTTTTTTCCTTATTGGGATCAAAGAGTATAAGTTCTTCTTGGTTATTGTTCAGAACAAAATTAGGATAAAAAACCAAAAAATTTTTAGCCTTAATCACTCCGGAAAGAAAAAAGATATTTTTAGCCTTGTCCTGAAGCTGCCAGCCATCTAAATCTACAGAAAAATTATTGGGATTATAAAGCTCCACAAATTCCTTTTCACCACTTTTTGGCGCTGGATAAAGTTCATTAAGCCAAATAAGAGGATAGTGTTTCTTTGTTTTAAAAAATATCTCTCTTTGGAAACAAAAATAATTATCGCAAGCCTCAAGTACTAATCTGTAATCTGTATCTTCTTTAAGTTGGCTAAAACCAATCCTATCTAAACCAACAAAGCTTTGAGAAACAAGTGTCTTATTGTCCTGATAAAGACTAACTTGTTCATAAGCAAGAGGACCACCCAAACGTTCAAAAGAAAGATTGACACTTTGAAAACCTATATCTAAATCTACTTCAATAAACTCTGGCAAAGCAACAAAAGGTGTGGGGGCAAAAGAAACAAAGGGCAAATTTTGACTATAAACAGGCTTTTGCCAAGAGCTCTCTTTCTCTGCTTCCTGCCAAACAAAACTATCAACTATTTCCCCCGATTTAGTAATTATATAAAGAAAACCATCTTTGTCCGAGAGATAGGCTCGGCTCAAAGACAAATTCTCCAAATTAGGCACTCTTTCTTCAATAAGAGAAGACTCGCCTGTTTCTTTAAGCTCAAAAAGATAGCCTCCAAATATGTCTTTCAGGTTAGACCCACTTTCCATCTCCTCTTTTACCACATCCAACTCAAAACCATTTTCCGACAAAAACCAAAAAGCAGAATAAGCCACTATTGCCACTTCTTTGGGACCAAGACTGAAGGAAGGAAAACAATTTTTAGGTTCTCTTAACCCTCTCTGGATATCAACAACATAGTCACTGTCATTAAGCAGACAAAAATCTCCCAGATCAAGTTTCTCATCAGTTGTATTCATTATTTCCAACCATTCACCATAATGAGAGGGGGTAAGGGAACTTTTTGCTTTTACCTCTTGTATAGAGAGACCACCTAAAGTTTTAAGTTTTGTTGATAAATCAAGATTTGCTTTTGCTAATGAAAAATTAGGTGTTAAAAACACTAAAGCAGCAAAAACCGCAAGCCACTTTCTGCTTGCCATTTTCTGTATTATACCATCTTTTCTTACTTTTAAAAAACTTAATTTTTAAGTATAAGGGGGAAGGGTAGGGGACATTACATTACCCTAAACATTAAAAAACAGGGATAAAAAACCAAGATTAAAAGGACGGAATCTTCTTAAGAAATAACTCAGAAAGAGCAATTTTATTTATACAAAGAAAATAAAAAAGACCAAAAGAGTGCCCTATCTAATCAACATCGCATCCCCAAAACTAAAAAATCGATACTTCTTTTTGACAGCCTCCCTATAAGCCCGAAGGATATTTTTGCTGCCAGCAAAAGCAGAGACCAAAGCCAAAAGAGAGCTTTTAGGCAAATGAAAATTGGTAATCATGCTTTTTACAATTTTGAACTGAAAAGGCGGGTAGATAAAAAGAGAGGTTTCTTTTTTACAAGCTTGCACAATACCTTTTTTAGTGACCGCTGATTCCAAAGACCTTACTGCCGTAGTACCTACAGCTAAAACCTTTTTTCCTTCTTTAATTTTTTGGTTTAAAAATCCAGCCGCTTCTTCTGAAATCTCTATCCACTCAGAATGAATCCTGTGATCTTTGATTTTTTTTGTTCTAATAGGAGCAAAAGTGCCCCAACCAATATGCAAAGTAATAAAGACAGACTCTACCCCTTTCTGGCGCAATTTTTTAAGTAGTCTTTGGGTAAAATGAAAAGAAGCAGTAGGGGCAGCTACAGAGCCAGGATTTTGCGCAAAAATCGACTGATACCATTTTTGAGCTTTGGCTTCAGGTATTTTAGTTTTGATATACGGCGGCAAGGGAGTTCGTCCTTTCCCAAGAAGAAAATTTAATAATTTTTTGTCTGAGCAGTTTACTCTTACTTCCCAAACCTTTTCTTTATTTAGAAAATTTTGGAACTCAAGCTCAATACCTTGGCCAAGAAAAACTTTGGCCTGAGAATTAAGTTTACCTTTAGCTAGAACATGCCATAAACGCTTGTCTGCTTCTTTAAGGAATAAGACCTCTACTCTTCCGCCTGTTTCTTTTTCCCCGTGAACGCGAAAAGGTAAAACTTTACTATTGTTAAAAACAAATACATAACTATCGTCAACAAACTCAACCAAATCAAAAAATCGCCGATGCTCAATTTCTCCTGTTTTTTTATTCAAAATCATCAAACGTGAATAATCTCTAGGTCTAACAGGTTTTTGGGCTATCAAATTTTGGGGCAAAAAATAATTAAGGTCTTTTAAATGCATAATTTTTAGATTAACATCTCTTATTTTTTAGAGCAAAACTATGCTTTTATTACCCCTAAAGGTCTTAGTCTTACCAATGGCTGGGCCAAACCTGACTTGTGTATTATTTGAATCCTTTCCTTGGTGTCTTTATAAGTAAAAAATATTGAGCAGAACGAATAATCAGCTTTTGCCAATTCTTACCCCTAAGTTTAATTTTTTAATCCGCTGGACGCGGCAGAATTTTACAAA
It contains:
- a CDS encoding glycosyltransferase family 39 protein; the encoded protein is MQGANFKKAITFFLVFVLLGAMFVFLLLQARWDSGTTDEVAHIPAGYSYVKKLDYRLNPEHPPLAKVLSGIPLLFQNLKGPFGDWSWGAANQWEAGWNFLYEQGNDADQMLFWSRLPIALLTVVLGLVLFFWVKSLYGRKVALLILFLYSFAPTVLAHGHLVTTDIAATLGFTIAVWGWVNFLEKKNWQNLVLAGVLFGVAQTLKFSCFLLIPILFLIFLVKVCLERKKHRAWPNFLFLFGRYLVMLLIGFVVVWLIYLPFTWNMPPAIEHQVIEQNLKPDDARTLPIRNFLHVFENSKLTRPVGHYLLGLFCVFGRTAGGNDTFILGYFSNHGVKWYFPVAWLLKIPLPVTILFLFGFYFLLRYKLRKENYWRLTYIFIPLLAYWAVTLKGSLNIGIRHLLPTFPFVYLFIADTIYPIINGDKRFFSQEALVLSRVLVGFLFVWYVLSSWLSFPYYLAYFNEITFGKEKHDFLVDSNLDWGQDCKRLAKFIQERNIKKIKIDYFGGTVPSYYIPEEKIISWHSDQGPATGWFAISATYFQFSKMYGIKEGKWGYNWLEAFEPEKIIGGSILVFNISTEDLKKHPPRPLGEIRITPQQAEAERQGLVKSWQVH
- a CDS encoding GtrA family protein, which translates into the protein MDKKTFSQFLKFAVIGVLNTLVDWVSFFLLRLIPFFAVFEVAAKGLSFWISATNSFVWNSLWTFREEFTKGMEESKSKAAKGSAYYIKFMLVSCVGFLLNMGVFKACRLYLFSEDSFWMRLFSLALASFVVIVWNFSANKWWTYKNKK
- a CDS encoding glycosyltransferase family 2 protein, whose product is MKKKGFERFLEILPASLSYLVLFFPIVLSLFCPEGVAIFIILFDFYWLNRALVMGVYLLSAYWHLKYEESINWSERLRYLKNPQQLLLRLKQKAKNSSLLERRRISEEILVLKDLLRHPQRVISPSEVFHAVIYTTYKEPFEVLYKSISAVADSDFPNKRIILVLATEARSGKEGQQIARRLKAEFKDVFYKFLITVHPDNIVGELKAKGANATWAGKRLKEFIDRQGIEYEKVVVSIFDADTRPAHSFFSALTYKYLLHADRIYHSFQPIPLYSNNIWQVPPLVRLVAFGSSFWQLIESTRPYRLINFSSQSLSFKTLVDIDFWDTKIVSEDSRTYYRVFFRYQGRHSCIPIFIPVYMDAIYAPSIWQTLKNQYLQKRRWAWGVEHFPYLVKKCLKHKEINFWSKWSLVFRLLESHVSWASTSLLIALGGWWPFLLNPYFQTSVLSYYLPFLAQRLLALTWIGLIISGFVSVLLLPPRPKNYGKIKTLGVFVSWVFVPITAIFFGSFPAISAQTRLMLGKYLGFWVTPKELAKN
- a CDS encoding FAD-dependent oxidoreductase; translated protein: MSIMKKYPLAIIGAGMAGLTASLYASRYGLSYALIGAVPGGKGLDAILVENYPGFEQISGAELMQRVKKQVLSYHPDFYQEKVKEIKEEKNEFKLILSSQKKIKAEFLILALGTKRRKLNVEGEKEFLGKGVHFCAACDGYFYKDKKVLVVGGGNAGVTAALMLSDIAKKIYLLEAADKLRATPIWQKRIKQKRNVDIVLANAVKAFKGGERLEKVSLVHPYSGSKELKVDGVFVEIGSIPNNRLAKKLGLDLDQRGYIKVKDNQQTSHPKIYAAGDITTGSNYFQQLLISASEGAIAVDSFYRSSFASF
- a CDS encoding ribonuclease H-like YkuK family protein, with translation MKNNFQSPTLGELTFPKVLGEIFSFLSEHKKDSFRLIVGTDSKNQKNGRVVFVSILAVHRIGKGGKFYWQKHYLRNIHTLRHRIWQEVNFSLLLAQKVINALGQKHLFDSSILKNLEIHVDVGTHGETKDMIKELVGYVTQNGFKAKIKPESFGASIVADKFCH
- a CDS encoding peptidylprolyl isomerase — encoded protein: MEEKSALPKKESSSSLLAEPKVKIQLSKKGFFTILIALTTLWSLFLIYLVVVGIGLYALNWRSIWVKKTTAVIPYPAAWVNVEPITFSKLFQQKTHIVQFFRQTGSQLPDDKDLEQRTLDLLIREKVVEKLAVVYNLRVGQEELDKALNQLYEENGGQKSFEEILWQFYGFTPTEIKNLVRFSLKQEKLINYYEDNLRKKVHLAHILLSEENKAKEIASQAKKGADFSELAKKNSTDKETKTKGGDLGYFAPDELVRVIAKDKTADKKQLEDFKKKVWSAKENSVLVFHTNRGWQVVKVLDFRGTEDREFDDWLQDQIEQSFVLRFI